A window of the Cannabis sativa cultivar Pink pepper isolate KNU-18-1 chromosome X, ASM2916894v1, whole genome shotgun sequence genome harbors these coding sequences:
- the LOC115720255 gene encoding calcium-dependent protein kinase 20-like produces the protein MSKISVRVGVERSAGVQFDEGMLGVGVGVEGWFRPDQRHLENGEYEKANAEKQRLEKKQRMVCMGHFCKMAFQGNCKKVDGNQNSSKEKVKMDLSATWVGSPYYVAPEVLRKHYGPECDVWSTGLWTYIDCTCFLMDQSELEQGIFEQATWVQVGGVAPDKPLDSAILSRLKQFSTINKLKKIAIRVVVETLSEEEIAGLKEMFKMIGADNSGQITLEELKNGLEKVDANLKDSEISGLMQAQQYRERNFKKYSELISCLLVAEQNNKLLMKNHESRPTGSAPFPEVNDTIAENHNHSRSRDHNRSNRRSRDHNQSRVRGRDRGRSNVWYRNG, from the exons ATGTCGAAG attTCAGTGAGGGTCGGGGTTGAGCGTTCGGCCGGGGTTCAGTTCGACGAAGGAATGCTCGGGGTCGGGGTCGGGGTTGAGGGTTG GTTTAGACCAGACCAACGACATTTGGAGAATGGAGAATATGAGAAGGCAAATGCTGAGAAACAACGTTTAGAGAAAAAGCAAAGAATGGTATGTATGGGGCATTTTTGCAAAATGGCATT TCAAGGAAATTGCAAGAAAGTGGATGGAAACCAAAATAGTTCgaaagagaaagtgaagatGGACCTTTCCGCTACATGGGTCGGTAGTCCTTACTATGTCGCCCCAGAAGTGTTACGGAAGCATTATGGTCCAGAATGTGATGTTTGGAGCACTGGG TTGTGGACTTATATCGATTGTACCTGCTTTTTAATGGATCAATCAGAATTGGAGCAAGGAATATTTGAGCAG GCCACTTGGGTTCAAGTTGGTGGTGTTGCTCCTGACAAACCTCTTGATTCCGCTATTTTATCGCGCTTGAAACAATTCTCTACTATTAACAAGCTGAAGAAAATAGCCATTAGG GTTGTTGTAGAAACCTTGTCTGAAGAGGAAATTGCGGGTTTGAAGGAGATGTTTAAGATGATAGGTGCCGATAATAGTGGACAGATCACTCTTGAGGAACTAAAGAATGGTTTGGAAAAGGTAGATGCAAATCTCAAGGATTCCGAAATAAGTGGACTAATGCAAGCG CAGCAATATAGAgagcgaaattttaaaaaatattcagaatTGATTTCATGTCTTCTAGTAGCTGAGCAGAATAATAAACTTTTAATGAAAAATCATGAATCTCGCCCAACTGGGTCTGCTCCATTCCCTGAAGTGAATGATACAATTGCTGAAAATCATAATCATAGTCGTAGTCGTGATCATAATCGAAGTAATAGACGTAGTCGTGACCATAATCAAAGTCGCGTTCGTGGTCGCGATCGCGGTCGAAGTAATGTTTGGTATCGTAATGgctaa